In Microbacterium sp. SLBN-146, one genomic interval encodes:
- the sucC gene encoding ADP-forming succinate--CoA ligase subunit beta, with amino-acid sequence MDLYEYQARDLFEKYEVPVLPGIIADTPEEAKAAAEKLGGVVVVKAQVKVGGRGKAGGVKVAKTPDEAYEAAKAILGLDIKGHVVKRVMIAAGAKIAREFYFSVLLDRANRSYLSLASVEGGMEIEQLAVEKPEALARIEVDPGEGITYEKALEIAKAGHFEPGLAEKVADVFVKLYAVYTGEDATLVEVNPLIESEDGEIIALDGKVSLDENAEFRHPAHAELEDKDAADPLEAKAKANDLNYVKLDGAVGVIGNGAGLVMSTLDVVAYAGEKHGGVKPANFLDIGGGASAEVMAAGLDVILGDPQVKSVFVNVFGGITACDAVAKGIVGALEALGSSASKPLVVRLDGNKVEEGRAILRDANHPLVTLAETMDEGADKAAELANA; translated from the coding sequence GTGGATTTGTACGAGTACCAGGCACGTGATCTGTTCGAGAAGTACGAGGTGCCGGTACTGCCGGGCATCATCGCGGACACTCCCGAAGAGGCGAAGGCTGCGGCCGAGAAGCTTGGCGGCGTCGTCGTCGTCAAGGCGCAGGTGAAGGTCGGAGGCCGCGGCAAGGCCGGCGGCGTCAAGGTTGCGAAAACCCCTGATGAGGCCTACGAAGCCGCCAAGGCGATCCTCGGTCTCGACATCAAGGGTCACGTCGTCAAGCGCGTCATGATCGCCGCGGGCGCGAAGATCGCCCGCGAGTTCTACTTCTCCGTCCTGCTCGACCGCGCCAACCGCTCCTACCTGTCGCTCGCGAGCGTCGAGGGCGGCATGGAGATCGAGCAGCTCGCCGTCGAGAAGCCCGAGGCCCTCGCTCGCATCGAGGTCGATCCCGGTGAAGGAATCACCTACGAGAAGGCGCTCGAGATCGCGAAGGCCGGCCACTTCGAGCCGGGTCTCGCCGAGAAGGTCGCCGACGTCTTCGTCAAGCTCTACGCCGTGTACACGGGCGAAGACGCGACGCTCGTCGAGGTCAACCCCCTCATCGAGTCGGAGGACGGCGAGATCATCGCGCTCGACGGCAAGGTGTCGCTCGACGAGAACGCCGAGTTCCGTCACCCGGCCCACGCGGAGCTCGAGGACAAGGACGCCGCGGACCCGCTCGAGGCCAAGGCGAAGGCGAACGACCTCAATTACGTGAAGCTCGACGGTGCCGTGGGCGTCATCGGCAACGGTGCAGGACTCGTCATGTCGACGCTCGATGTCGTGGCCTACGCCGGTGAGAAGCACGGCGGCGTCAAGCCCGCCAACTTCCTCGACATCGGCGGCGGCGCATCGGCCGAAGTCATGGCGGCAGGCCTCGACGTGATTCTCGGAGACCCCCAGGTCAAGAGCGTTTTCGTCAACGTCTTCGGTGGCATCACCGCGTGCGACGCGGTCGCGAAGGGCATCGTCGGAGCGCTCGAGGCGCTCGGTTCCAGCGCGTCCAAGCCGCTCGTCGTGCGCCTCGACGGCAACAAGGTCGAGGAGGGCCGCGCGATCCTCCGCGACGCGAACCACCCCCTCGTGACCCTGGCCGAAACCATGGACGAAGGCGCCGACAAGGCTGCCGAGCTCGCGAACGCCTGA
- a CDS encoding TetR/AcrR family transcriptional regulator, with product MSDTAASTTARTAVVAAAIDLFASQGFVETSVEQIARAAGVSRSTFFRQFGGKDDVVFADHEQLLDQLRTYLSESHDDPWEAVCEASLRVFLHFAADPQLARRRYAIVRGVESLREREIVTVFRYERLFDEYLREALPGLDPLDAVGFAALVTAVHNHVLRQLLRGPKRVPATVLRRALDDAKRKFGVYGEQSDPLEDDVMVAVFPRRMPTAEVARRLRDKLES from the coding sequence ATGAGCGACACCGCAGCATCAACCACCGCTCGCACGGCCGTCGTCGCCGCCGCGATCGATCTGTTCGCGAGCCAGGGATTCGTCGAGACGTCGGTCGAGCAGATCGCCCGTGCCGCCGGGGTCTCCCGTTCGACCTTCTTCCGGCAGTTCGGCGGCAAGGACGACGTCGTCTTCGCCGATCACGAGCAGCTGCTCGACCAGCTGCGGACCTACCTCTCGGAGTCTCACGACGACCCGTGGGAGGCCGTCTGCGAGGCATCCCTTCGCGTCTTCCTGCATTTCGCCGCCGACCCGCAGCTCGCACGCCGCAGGTACGCCATCGTGCGGGGTGTCGAGTCGCTTAGAGAGCGCGAGATCGTGACGGTCTTCCGCTACGAACGACTCTTCGACGAATACCTCCGCGAAGCTCTGCCGGGTCTCGATCCGCTGGACGCCGTCGGCTTCGCGGCGCTCGTCACGGCCGTCCACAACCACGTACTTCGACAGCTGCTGCGCGGCCCGAAGCGCGTCCCGGCAACGGTTCTGCGTCGCGCGCTCGACGACGCCAAACGCAAGTTCGGCGTCTACGGCGAACAGTCCGATCCGCTCGAAGACGACGTCATGGTCGCCGTCTTCCCCCGACGGATGCCGACGGCCGAGGTCGCGCGGCGACTGCGCGACAAGCTGGAAAGCTGA
- a CDS encoding acyl-CoA dehydrogenase family protein, producing MSTTPDTPHLPGESVETYDVLARLGTDYFAVFADIPAADRAVWQRAQAYVDEVGTRMQDAWDRADYPLDLAVRLGELDLLNDGIEHPALTRFSPLAAGLVNMEVSRGDGSLGTVVAVQGGLALRTLALFGSDEQQERWLVPMARAEVLGSFALTEPDHGSDSVSLETTARRDGDEWVLRGAKKWIGNGASGGITFVWARVVDEESEHDGNVRCFLVEQDRLGYTGTVITGKVSLRGIHQAHIALDDVRVPLDAVLPGTKTFKDASTVLYATRSGVAWSALGHATACYEAALTYAKERVQFGKPLAKFQMVQERLTHMLEELTAMQLYCRWMADLETAGTLRPTQASLAKFHNTRAARRIASIARDVLGGNGILLENGVMQHLADIEAIHTYEGTESVQALLIGRDITGMSAFV from the coding sequence ATGAGCACCACCCCCGACACCCCCCACCTGCCCGGCGAGAGCGTCGAGACCTACGACGTGCTCGCGCGTCTGGGCACCGACTACTTCGCCGTCTTCGCCGACATCCCGGCGGCAGACCGAGCGGTCTGGCAGCGTGCGCAGGCGTACGTCGACGAGGTCGGCACGCGCATGCAGGACGCTTGGGACCGGGCGGACTACCCCCTCGACCTCGCCGTGCGCCTCGGCGAGCTCGACCTCCTCAATGACGGCATCGAGCACCCCGCCCTGACCCGCTTCTCGCCGCTCGCGGCGGGCCTCGTCAACATGGAGGTCTCGCGCGGCGACGGGTCGCTCGGGACCGTCGTCGCCGTCCAGGGCGGACTCGCGCTGCGCACCCTCGCGCTCTTCGGAAGCGACGAGCAGCAGGAGCGCTGGCTCGTGCCGATGGCACGTGCCGAGGTGCTCGGGTCGTTCGCTCTCACCGAGCCCGACCACGGCTCCGACTCGGTCTCGCTCGAGACGACGGCGCGTCGCGACGGCGACGAGTGGGTGCTGCGCGGGGCGAAGAAGTGGATCGGGAACGGCGCGTCGGGCGGCATCACATTCGTCTGGGCCCGGGTCGTCGACGAGGAGTCCGAGCACGACGGCAATGTGCGCTGCTTCCTCGTCGAGCAGGACCGTCTCGGCTACACGGGCACCGTCATCACCGGCAAGGTGTCGCTGCGCGGCATCCACCAAGCACACATCGCGCTCGACGACGTGCGCGTTCCCCTCGACGCCGTCCTTCCTGGCACGAAGACCTTCAAGGATGCCTCGACCGTGCTGTACGCGACCCGGTCTGGGGTCGCGTGGTCGGCGCTCGGCCACGCGACCGCCTGCTACGAGGCCGCGCTCACCTACGCGAAGGAGCGCGTGCAGTTCGGCAAGCCGCTCGCGAAGTTCCAGATGGTGCAGGAGCGCCTGACGCACATGCTGGAGGAGCTCACGGCGATGCAGCTCTACTGCCGCTGGATGGCCGACCTCGAAACCGCCGGCACGCTCCGCCCGACCCAGGCATCGCTCGCGAAGTTCCACAACACGCGGGCCGCACGCCGGATCGCGTCGATCGCGCGGGACGTGCTGGGCGGCAACGGCATCCTCCTCGAGAACGGCGTCATGCAGCACCTCGCCGACATCGAGGCCATCCACACGTACGAGGGCACCGAGTCGGTCCAGGCGCTCCTCATCGGACGCGACATCACGGGGATGAGCGCCTTCGTCTGA
- a CDS encoding ATP-dependent DNA ligase yields MPYDIPAPMLAKSVPAIPAPSTVDGGLSYEPKWDGFRALISWDGTDVEIGSRGAKPLTRYFPELVEAFTELLPEPCLIDGEIVVPRGEPGAQRLDWESLSQRIHPAASRVAMLSQETPAMFIAFDLLARGDRDLQSEPFSTRRAELVDLLGDVPHPVHVTRTTDDATVAQRWLAEFEGAGLDGVVAKPVAQPYAPNKRAMFKIKHARTADVVALGYRLHKSGQGVGSLLVGLYRAEGRLVSVGGVAAWSNARRLELIDELAPLVERDDEGRAVTGDGEKSRFSAPDRDSSFVHLRPERVLEVRYDQLEGWRFRHTVQFERWRPDRDPRSCTYEQLETVSAYDLGAVLD; encoded by the coding sequence ATGCCGTACGACATCCCCGCCCCGATGCTCGCGAAGTCCGTTCCCGCGATCCCCGCGCCGTCCACCGTCGACGGCGGACTGAGCTACGAACCCAAGTGGGACGGCTTCCGCGCGCTCATCTCGTGGGACGGCACCGACGTCGAGATCGGGTCGCGCGGCGCGAAGCCGCTCACCCGCTACTTCCCCGAACTGGTTGAAGCGTTCACCGAGCTCCTCCCCGAGCCGTGCCTCATCGACGGCGAGATCGTCGTGCCGCGCGGCGAGCCGGGTGCGCAGCGCCTCGACTGGGAGTCGCTCTCGCAGCGGATCCACCCCGCGGCATCCCGTGTCGCGATGTTGTCGCAGGAGACTCCCGCGATGTTCATCGCCTTCGATCTGCTCGCCCGCGGCGATCGCGACCTGCAGTCCGAGCCTTTCTCGACGCGCCGGGCCGAGCTCGTCGATCTCCTCGGCGACGTCCCGCATCCCGTGCATGTGACCCGCACGACCGACGATGCGACGGTCGCCCAACGGTGGCTCGCCGAGTTCGAGGGAGCCGGGCTCGACGGCGTCGTCGCCAAGCCGGTCGCCCAGCCGTACGCACCGAACAAGCGCGCGATGTTCAAGATCAAGCACGCCCGCACGGCCGACGTCGTCGCACTCGGCTACCGCCTGCACAAGTCAGGACAGGGAGTCGGGTCCCTGCTCGTCGGCCTGTACAGGGCCGAGGGCCGGCTCGTTTCGGTCGGCGGGGTCGCGGCGTGGAGCAACGCGCGCCGACTCGAACTCATCGACGAACTCGCACCGCTCGTCGAACGCGACGACGAGGGCCGTGCTGTCACGGGCGACGGCGAGAAGTCACGGTTCTCGGCGCCAGACCGCGACTCGTCGTTCGTGCATCTGCGTCCCGAGCGCGTGCTCGAGGTGCGGTACGACCAACTCGAGGGGTGGCGCTTCCGGCACACCGTGCAGTTCGAACGGTGGCGACCCGACCGCGATCCGCGATCGTGCACGTACGAACAGCTCGAGACGGTGTCGGCCTATGACCTGGGTGCTGTCCTCGACTGA
- the ligD gene encoding non-homologous end-joining DNA ligase: protein MASARITLTVPGGPEGDREVGLSSPDRVLWPELGITKRELAEYLIAVSEAFLAANGNRPVSLERFPEGVDGERFYSKNPPKGAPDFVETVTVTYNSGRRHPQIFLTEPAAVVWAAQMNTVVFHPWASLATQPDNPVELRIDLDPQPGTDFADAAAVAPALRDVLSEAGLEAWIKTSGNRGLHVFCPIEPTHEFLDVRHAVIAASRELERRMPDRVTTNWWKEERGERIFLDFNQANRDRTMAGAYSPRALPTATVSAPLGWDELADADPASFTVRSMPARLAEVGDPWAGFLDNPGRIDTLLEWWQRDLADGLGELPFPPEFPKMPGEPPRVQPSRAKQKDDAG, encoded by the coding sequence ATGGCGTCTGCACGCATCACGCTGACCGTGCCCGGTGGCCCCGAGGGCGATCGCGAGGTTGGGCTGTCGAGTCCCGACCGGGTCCTCTGGCCCGAGCTCGGGATCACGAAGCGCGAGCTCGCCGAGTACCTCATCGCGGTCTCCGAGGCCTTCCTTGCGGCCAACGGCAATCGGCCGGTCTCACTCGAACGGTTCCCCGAAGGCGTCGACGGCGAGCGGTTCTACTCGAAGAACCCGCCGAAGGGCGCGCCGGACTTCGTCGAGACGGTCACCGTGACGTACAACAGCGGGCGGCGGCATCCGCAGATCTTCCTCACCGAGCCGGCCGCCGTCGTCTGGGCCGCGCAGATGAACACCGTCGTGTTCCACCCGTGGGCATCGCTCGCAACACAGCCCGACAACCCCGTCGAACTGCGCATCGATCTCGATCCTCAGCCGGGCACGGACTTCGCGGATGCCGCGGCGGTCGCCCCGGCATTGCGGGACGTCCTCTCCGAGGCGGGTCTCGAGGCGTGGATCAAGACGAGCGGCAATCGAGGGCTTCACGTCTTCTGTCCGATCGAACCGACGCACGAGTTCCTCGACGTCCGTCATGCCGTCATCGCCGCGTCGCGCGAGCTGGAAAGACGGATGCCGGACCGGGTGACGACGAACTGGTGGAAAGAGGAGCGTGGCGAGCGCATCTTCCTCGACTTCAATCAGGCGAATCGTGATCGCACGATGGCCGGTGCCTACAGTCCGCGCGCGCTCCCCACTGCGACGGTGTCTGCGCCGCTCGGCTGGGACGAACTCGCGGATGCCGACCCGGCATCCTTCACCGTGCGGTCGATGCCGGCGCGATTGGCCGAGGTCGGCGATCCCTGGGCGGGGTTCCTCGACAACCCGGGCCGCATCGACACGCTGCTGGAGTGGTGGCAACGGGATCTCGCAGACGGACTCGGCGAGCTTCCCTTCCCGCCGGAATTCCCCAAGATGCCGGGTGAGCCGCCCCGCGTGCAGCCGAGCCGGGCGAAGCAGAAAGACGACGCCGGGTGA
- a CDS encoding SseB family protein: MALFSRRPKKSDALPTDVDPDEGRPGESEAVEAASVDTGDAAASVGISMSSFQGLGVAATPVQALPAEDRRPAAERVVETVPGLRDNVLLREALGRLPEKPSPSELLDLARSVLQGHLFLRVKGDARALLADGKGLPLAVANIGDKTFALAYSSGAALNASIRSDGDTATSAVGQPSIAVLRHVLETSATGLIIDPASAPARAILPRALIERMLAAIDDTLTVKTLLAAERTDGTAASIADALTRVPVWLAVNTPSEGAQPGIAQGRAADGSRFLEIYTHPLEVVAMGRDDRPAPVTSAQLAAALRQDEGLSGVIIDPRGPWIRLSRDDLAPVLALAE, from the coding sequence ATGGCACTCTTCTCGCGCCGTCCGAAGAAGTCCGACGCGCTCCCCACGGATGTCGACCCTGATGAGGGTCGGCCTGGTGAGTCCGAGGCCGTCGAGGCAGCATCCGTCGATACGGGGGATGCCGCGGCATCCGTCGGCATCTCGATGTCGTCGTTCCAGGGACTCGGCGTCGCCGCCACGCCCGTGCAGGCGCTTCCGGCGGAGGACCGGCGGCCCGCTGCCGAGCGCGTCGTCGAAACCGTGCCGGGGCTCCGCGACAACGTGCTGCTGCGCGAGGCGCTGGGGCGACTCCCCGAGAAGCCGTCGCCGAGCGAGCTGCTCGACCTTGCTCGCAGCGTGCTCCAGGGGCATCTCTTCCTGCGGGTCAAGGGCGATGCGCGAGCGCTCCTCGCCGACGGCAAAGGCCTCCCGCTCGCGGTCGCGAACATCGGCGACAAGACGTTCGCGCTCGCCTATTCCAGTGGTGCGGCGCTGAACGCCAGCATCCGATCCGATGGTGACACGGCCACCTCTGCTGTCGGGCAGCCGTCGATCGCGGTCCTCCGGCACGTGCTCGAGACGTCGGCGACGGGCCTCATCATCGACCCCGCGTCGGCACCTGCGCGGGCGATCCTCCCGCGCGCACTCATCGAGCGCATGCTGGCGGCCATCGACGACACGCTGACCGTGAAGACGCTGCTCGCCGCGGAGCGGACGGATGGCACGGCAGCGAGCATCGCGGACGCGCTGACGCGTGTGCCCGTCTGGCTCGCGGTGAACACTCCCTCGGAGGGCGCGCAGCCGGGCATCGCCCAGGGGCGGGCCGCCGATGGTTCGCGGTTCCTCGAGATCTACACGCATCCGCTCGAAGTGGTCGCGATGGGCCGGGACGACCGGCCCGCACCCGTCACGAGCGCTCAGCTCGCTGCCGCGCTGCGTCAGGACGAGGGCTTGTCGGGCGTCATCATCGACCCTCGCGGTCCGTGGATCCGCCTCAGCCGCGACGATCTCGCCCCCGTCCTCGCCCTCGCCGAGTAG
- a CDS encoding ATP-dependent helicase: MTDASQPLIVGGDRGPAAPGARPDEDLLAGLNPQQREAVIYRGPALLIVAGAGSGKTSVLTRRIASLLRTREAWPSQILAITFTNKAAGEMRERVGQLIGERAQGMWISTFHSACVRILRREAEQFGFTKAFTIYDSGDSRALIKRLVKEHEADSFGLTPAGVQSRISKLKNELADAESYARQANLSDPAERIFVDLFAAYQRELQRANAFDFDDLIGQVVYLFRAFPKVADVYRRRFRHILVDEYQDTNHAQYSLIHELTRPPGSDAEPMAGGGGMMIFDAEPDAADAASLTVVGDSDQSIYAFRGADIRNISEFERDFPGAKVVLLEQNYRSTQNILSAANAVISNNFDRKDKRLWTDVGEGEKIVGFTGYSQHDEAQFVADEIEVLHRGGLDYSQIAVFYRTNSQSRALEEIFIRSALPYRIMGGTKFYERAEIKDALAYLVAVANPADEMAVRRILNKPRRGIGDVTETAIARYAADEGITFRDALANASALGVGPKIQAAIVQLDAVLAEASALMLPASGELAPPTAVAEGLQLLLAKSGYQDALRASRDPQDEARLENLDELVAVAREFARNNPEGTVIDFLGEVSLVSDADDLEDASGSVSLMTMHTAKGLEYDAVFLTGVEEDLIPHRISANEPGGPQEERRLFYVGVTRARKRLYLSLAMTRAQFGEVTVAMPSRFLQEIPADLVHWRQSPGDVNSRGGTQSRALNARRPGGFGGSGGGRYGDDLVPLARSEPKTDLSRFANRVPSKVRDNGDMELAPGDRIRHDDFGDGRVDLVTGEGAKRVAHVRFEKAGAKKLLVKIAPIEKL, from the coding sequence ATGACAGACGCCTCCCAGCCCTTGATCGTCGGCGGTGACCGCGGGCCGGCTGCCCCCGGCGCCCGCCCCGACGAAGACCTCCTCGCAGGACTCAATCCGCAGCAGCGCGAAGCCGTGATCTACCGCGGTCCCGCGCTCCTCATCGTCGCCGGAGCAGGCTCGGGCAAGACGAGCGTGCTGACGCGGCGCATCGCTTCGCTCCTGCGCACCCGTGAAGCGTGGCCGAGCCAGATCCTCGCGATCACGTTCACCAACAAGGCGGCCGGCGAGATGCGCGAGCGCGTCGGCCAGCTCATCGGCGAGCGGGCGCAAGGCATGTGGATCTCGACCTTCCACTCCGCGTGCGTGCGCATCCTCCGGCGCGAGGCCGAGCAGTTCGGTTTCACGAAGGCGTTCACCATCTACGACTCGGGCGACTCCCGCGCGCTCATCAAGCGTCTCGTCAAAGAGCACGAGGCCGATTCGTTCGGGCTGACGCCGGCGGGGGTGCAGTCCCGAATCTCGAAGCTCAAGAACGAACTCGCCGACGCCGAGTCGTACGCACGCCAGGCGAACCTCAGCGACCCCGCCGAGCGCATCTTCGTCGACCTGTTCGCGGCCTACCAGCGCGAACTGCAGAGGGCGAACGCGTTCGACTTCGACGACCTCATCGGGCAGGTCGTGTACCTCTTCCGGGCCTTCCCCAAGGTCGCCGACGTCTATCGCAGACGGTTCCGTCACATCCTGGTCGACGAGTACCAGGACACCAACCACGCGCAGTACTCCCTCATCCACGAGCTGACCCGACCGCCCGGGTCCGACGCCGAGCCGATGGCAGGGGGCGGCGGAATGATGATCTTCGACGCCGAGCCGGATGCTGCAGATGCCGCATCCCTCACGGTCGTCGGCGACTCCGACCAGTCGATCTATGCGTTCCGCGGGGCGGACATCCGCAACATCAGCGAGTTCGAGCGCGACTTCCCGGGGGCCAAGGTCGTCCTGCTCGAGCAGAACTACCGGTCCACGCAGAACATCCTGAGTGCGGCGAACGCCGTCATCAGCAACAACTTCGACCGCAAGGACAAGCGGCTGTGGACGGACGTCGGCGAGGGCGAGAAGATCGTCGGCTTCACCGGCTATTCGCAGCATGACGAGGCGCAGTTCGTCGCCGACGAGATCGAAGTCCTCCATCGTGGCGGACTCGACTACTCGCAGATCGCGGTCTTCTACCGGACGAACTCGCAGTCCCGTGCGCTCGAGGAGATCTTCATCCGCTCGGCGCTTCCCTACAGGATCATGGGCGGCACCAAGTTCTACGAGCGCGCCGAGATCAAGGACGCCCTCGCGTATCTCGTTGCGGTCGCCAACCCCGCCGACGAGATGGCGGTCCGCCGCATCCTGAACAAGCCCCGCCGCGGGATCGGCGACGTCACCGAGACGGCCATCGCGCGGTACGCCGCCGACGAGGGCATCACGTTCCGCGACGCGCTCGCGAACGCGTCGGCGCTCGGAGTGGGCCCCAAGATCCAGGCCGCGATCGTGCAACTCGACGCGGTGCTCGCCGAAGCGTCGGCGCTCATGCTGCCGGCATCCGGCGAGCTGGCTCCGCCCACCGCGGTTGCGGAAGGACTGCAGCTGCTGCTCGCGAAGAGCGGGTATCAGGATGCTCTGCGGGCGAGCCGCGATCCGCAGGACGAGGCGAGGCTCGAGAATCTCGACGAGCTCGTCGCCGTTGCGCGGGAGTTCGCGCGCAACAACCCCGAGGGCACGGTCATCGACTTCCTCGGCGAGGTGTCGCTCGTCTCCGACGCCGACGACCTCGAGGATGCTTCGGGATCCGTGTCGCTCATGACGATGCACACGGCGAAGGGCCTCGAGTACGACGCCGTGTTCCTCACGGGCGTCGAGGAAGACCTGATTCCGCACCGGATCTCGGCGAACGAGCCCGGCGGGCCGCAGGAGGAGCGACGCCTGTTCTATGTCGGCGTGACGCGGGCGCGCAAGCGGCTGTACCTCTCGCTCGCCATGACGCGTGCGCAGTTCGGCGAGGTCACCGTCGCGATGCCGAGCCGCTTCCTGCAGGAGATTCCCGCCGATCTCGTGCACTGGAGGCAGTCGCCGGGAGACGTCAACTCGCGAGGAGGTACGCAGTCCCGCGCCCTCAACGCCCGGCGCCCCGGCGGCTTCGGAGGATCGGGCGGAGGTCGCTACGGCGACGATCTCGTGCCGCTCGCGCGAAGCGAGCCGAAGACCGACCTCAGCCGGTTCGCGAACCGCGTTCCGTCGAAGGTGCGCGACAACGGCGACATGGAGCTCGCTCCCGGAGACCGGATTCGCCATGACGACTTCGGCGATGGTCGCGTCGATCTCGTGACGGGCGAGGGAGCCAAGCGCGTCGCGCATGTGCGCTTCGAGAAGGCGGGCGCGAAGAAGCTCCTCGTCAAGATCGCGCCCATCGAGAAGCTCTAG
- a CDS encoding response regulator transcription factor, whose translation MPDVLRVVIVDDHSIFRSGLRADLDRSLDVVGEAADVDGAIAVVERTRPDVVLLDVHLPGAADAGTGGEAVLRACAAGPSRFLALSVSDSAEDVVRVIRAGARGYITKGSSGAEVSAAVRAVASGDAVFSPRLAGFVLDAFGAVAGETATANDELDRLSAREQEVMRLIARGYAYKEVAAELFISAKTVETHVSAVLRKLQLSSRYELTAWASERRLL comes from the coding sequence GTGCCTGACGTCCTCCGCGTCGTGATCGTCGACGACCATTCCATCTTCCGGTCGGGTCTGCGTGCCGACCTCGACCGTTCCCTCGACGTCGTCGGGGAAGCGGCCGACGTCGATGGCGCGATCGCCGTCGTCGAGCGGACGCGGCCCGACGTCGTCCTGCTGGACGTCCACCTCCCGGGGGCCGCGGATGCCGGCACGGGCGGAGAGGCCGTCCTTCGAGCATGCGCCGCGGGTCCGTCGCGGTTCCTCGCGCTGAGCGTCTCGGATTCGGCGGAGGACGTCGTGCGCGTCATCCGCGCTGGAGCCCGCGGGTACATCACGAAGGGGTCGTCGGGGGCGGAGGTCAGCGCCGCCGTCCGGGCCGTGGCATCCGGGGATGCCGTCTTCTCGCCGCGCCTCGCGGGCTTCGTGCTCGACGCGTTCGGTGCCGTCGCCGGCGAGACCGCGACGGCGAACGACGAGCTGGACCGGCTGTCGGCGCGCGAGCAGGAGGTCATGCGACTCATCGCGCGCGGGTACGCCTATAAAGAGGTGGCGGCGGAGCTGTTCATCTCGGCGAAGACGGTCGAGACGCACGTGTCCGCCGTGCTGCGCAAGCTGCAGCTGTCATCGCGCTACGAGCTGACGGCGTGGGCGTCGGAGCGGCGTCTGCTCTGA